From a single Couchioplanes caeruleus genomic region:
- a CDS encoding ketopantoate reductase family protein, with the protein MKILMFGRGVIAAAYGWALERAGHEVEFYVRPGRAATYGNVIDLELLDARRRWRGQRVTEKWPVRYRESLEPDHDFDLIVLSVQHHDFAEAASFLGPRVGDATVLVFNNLWVEPPAAIGALPAEQVAWGFPGAGGGFGDDGVLRAALLPLVYFGTLDGPPTERQQAVRAAFRQAGFKLRESADFRGWLWIHFVQNAGLHTQSLKLGSLTGLAGEPRHVREAILATRELLPLLEARGVDLRQHRGELLPFTAPVWLTAPALAWLFAHFPPMRTVMEAHANPEELRSVCRDTLAEARRLGVSAPRLEAAERYFSAENRA; encoded by the coding sequence ATGAAGATTCTGATGTTCGGCCGGGGTGTGATCGCCGCGGCGTACGGATGGGCGCTGGAACGGGCCGGGCACGAGGTCGAGTTCTACGTACGCCCCGGCAGGGCGGCGACGTACGGAAACGTGATCGATCTCGAACTGCTCGACGCGCGGCGCCGGTGGCGAGGGCAGCGCGTCACCGAGAAGTGGCCGGTGCGCTACCGCGAATCACTGGAGCCGGACCACGACTTCGATCTGATCGTGCTGAGCGTGCAGCACCACGACTTCGCCGAGGCCGCCTCCTTCCTGGGACCCCGCGTGGGCGACGCCACGGTGCTCGTCTTCAACAACCTGTGGGTCGAGCCGCCGGCCGCGATCGGCGCCCTTCCGGCCGAGCAGGTGGCCTGGGGCTTCCCCGGCGCCGGTGGCGGCTTCGGCGACGACGGCGTCCTACGGGCGGCCCTGCTGCCCCTGGTCTACTTCGGCACCCTCGACGGGCCGCCGACCGAGCGTCAGCAGGCCGTGCGCGCGGCGTTCCGCCAGGCCGGGTTCAAACTCCGGGAGAGCGCCGACTTCCGGGGCTGGCTGTGGATCCACTTCGTCCAGAACGCGGGCTTGCACACCCAGAGCCTGAAGCTGGGCTCCCTCACCGGGCTGGCGGGAGAACCGCGCCACGTACGCGAAGCGATCCTCGCCACCCGCGAACTCCTGCCCCTCCTCGAAGCCCGCGGCGTCGACCTGCGACAGCACCGCGGCGAGCTCCTGCCGTTCACAGCGCCCGTCTGGCTGACGGCGCCGGCGCTCGCCTGGCTCTTCGCCCACTTCCCGCCGATGCGTACGGTGATGGAGGCTCACGCCAACCCCGAGGAACTGCGCTCCGTCTGCCGCGACACCTTGGCCGAAGCGCGCCGCCTGGGCGTGTCCGCGCCGCGACTGGAGGCAGCCGAGCGCTATTTCAGCGCCGAGAACCGCGCGTAG